A single genomic interval of Lentimicrobiaceae bacterium harbors:
- a CDS encoding helix-hairpin-helix domain-containing protein, whose translation MKNIIPLFSLMFVLLLAGTKVFSQEIDTIQSAPINDAIEQQMENIIERLDSEVDLSEFVTDIEYLKYNPVNLNAKDESELRRLPLLNEQQIKNLQEYKQNYGDITSLFELITIEGFSDDFIMLISPYVTLSEYVPEKFSLKRAFKYGKTNILMRYQRVLQEQKGYRQFNDSTFALNPNRYYLGSPDALLIRAQYNYKNYLRFGFVAEKDAGEPLFHKYDTLKKGFDFYSLHFMLKDVGFVKQLAIGDYRVQLGQGLVMWNGFTMGKMNGSLVSRRYGDPIKPHSSSNEYTFMRGAATTLGFGNFEFTVFYGNTPKDAGIITSDSLADIEQRISSIQETGYHRTLGEINKKNSVKEQAIGGRVTYRFNSLNIGASALNLSYNMPFVENTALYKKFYPSLENNTYFGVDYSTIYKKLTLYGEFAYQLDAGTAFLQGASFSPDPKISLSAVFRNYQKNYFNPKSNAFGENGNNTNESGLYLGVITTPLNKVTISAYADMFEYKWLKYRVDAPSKGSEYATQLTYEFSRRGEIIGSYRKMINPQNFISSEFKLNKIGTISRDYYRIQFNYQLLSWLKVQNRFEFINRNSVTKGKEVGHLIYQGIQIKPANKNWRLDMRYVLFDTDSYDTRIYTYENDVPYSFSIPSFYGNGSRFYAMFRTDLNRNVTVMLRYAITHYNDRHTISSDLSEIQGNNKSDFKAVLRLKF comes from the coding sequence ATGAAAAATATAATACCCTTGTTCTCATTGATGTTTGTTTTGCTGTTGGCAGGAACTAAGGTTTTTTCGCAAGAAATCGACACAATTCAGTCGGCACCTATAAACGACGCTATTGAACAACAAATGGAAAATATTATTGAACGTTTGGATAGCGAAGTTGACCTCAGCGAATTTGTTACGGATATCGAATATTTAAAATATAATCCCGTAAACCTCAACGCCAAAGACGAAAGCGAACTTCGCCGACTACCGCTGCTCAACGAACAGCAGATTAAAAACTTACAGGAATACAAGCAAAATTACGGCGATATCACTTCACTTTTTGAACTTATAACTATCGAAGGGTTTAGCGATGATTTTATAATGCTAATCAGTCCTTACGTTACACTTTCCGAATATGTCCCCGAAAAATTTAGTCTGAAAAGGGCTTTTAAATACGGCAAAACCAATATATTGATGCGTTATCAACGTGTTTTGCAAGAACAAAAGGGCTACCGACAATTCAACGATTCAACATTTGCCTTAAACCCAAACAGATATTATTTAGGCAGTCCCGATGCTCTTCTGATAAGGGCTCAATACAACTACAAAAACTATTTGCGTTTCGGCTTTGTTGCCGAAAAAGATGCGGGCGAACCGCTCTTCCACAAGTACGATACTCTGAAAAAAGGCTTCGACTTTTATTCACTCCATTTTATGCTTAAAGATGTTGGCTTTGTGAAACAACTTGCCATTGGCGATTACAGAGTGCAATTGGGACAGGGCTTAGTTATGTGGAATGGTTTTACTATGGGCAAAATGAACGGCAGCTTGGTTTCTCGCAGGTACGGCGACCCAATAAAACCGCACAGCTCGTCAAATGAATATACATTTATGCGTGGTGCTGCAACAACATTGGGTTTTGGGAATTTTGAGTTTACGGTTTTTTATGGTAATACTCCAAAAGATGCAGGCATAATCACTTCCGATTCCTTAGCAGATATAGAACAAAGAATTTCGTCTATTCAAGAAACCGGATATCACAGGACTTTGGGCGAAATAAACAAGAAAAACTCTGTAAAAGAGCAAGCCATAGGCGGAAGAGTTACTTACAGATTTAATTCTTTGAATATTGGAGCCTCTGCACTAAACCTAAGCTACAACATGCCTTTTGTTGAAAACACCGCTTTGTACAAAAAGTTTTATCCATCGTTGGAAAACAATACATACTTTGGCGTTGATTATAGCACGATATATAAAAAACTTACGCTCTACGGTGAATTTGCATATCAATTAGATGCAGGAACGGCTTTTCTGCAAGGTGCTTCGTTTTCGCCCGACCCAAAAATATCTCTGTCGGCTGTGTTCCGAAACTACCAAAAAAATTACTTTAATCCCAAAAGCAATGCCTTCGGCGAAAATGGCAACAACACCAACGAAAGCGGCTTGTACTTGGGAGTTATAACTACTCCGCTAAATAAGGTTACAATTAGTGCCTACGCCGATATGTTTGAGTACAAATGGCTGAAATACCGCGTTGATGCTCCTTCAAAAGGAAGTGAATATGCTACACAGCTGACTTACGAGTTTTCCAGACGTGGAGAAATTATCGGAAGCTACAGAAAAATGATAAATCCACAAAATTTCATCAGCAGCGAATTTAAACTAAACAAAATAGGCACCATCTCCCGCGACTATTACCGTATTCAGTTCAACTATCAACTACTTTCGTGGCTGAAAGTCCAAAATCGTTTTGAATTTATAAACCGAAACTCGGTAACTAAGGGTAAAGAAGTTGGACATCTGATTTATCAGGGAATACAAATAAAACCTGCAAATAAAAATTGGCGTTTAGATATGCGTTACGTTTTATTTGATACCGATTCTTACGACACCAGAATTTATACCTACGAAAACGATGTTCCGTATTCGTTTTCAATACCCTCATTTTA
- a CDS encoding DMT family transporter, which yields MKSQTKGILSVCVTALLWGFLAIVVEVALRFIDAQTMVWFRFAFAATVLLLYFVFRKPNDLKNILKKFPPALLLAGICLGFNYYGYAKGLDYTSPSTTQVFIQMGPIMLAIVGVVFYKEKFNTKQLVGIIIAFCGLVLFYFNQLKVMVDESFNLGFLLIVFAAVSWVVYAINQKKLVKQYNTQLLNLFIYLIPALFYIPVANFSVFGNLNINQWLIMIFLGANTLLAYGFLAVALKHIEAYKVSIIITLNPIITVVVMSILYRMQVSWIQGEQLEPLSALGAILLLGGAVMSIYYSRLNFKDKKLPKH from the coding sequence ATGAAATCGCAGACAAAGGGAATATTGTCGGTTTGTGTAACGGCTTTGCTATGGGGATTTTTGGCTATTGTAGTCGAGGTTGCACTTCGTTTTATAGATGCACAAACAATGGTATGGTTTAGATTTGCTTTTGCAGCCACAGTTTTGTTGCTGTATTTTGTTTTTCGCAAGCCAAACGATTTAAAAAACATACTCAAAAAGTTTCCGCCGGCTCTATTGTTGGCAGGTATTTGTTTGGGATTTAACTATTACGGTTATGCCAAAGGTTTGGACTATACGTCGCCATCAACAACACAGGTATTTATCCAGATGGGACCTATTATGTTGGCAATTGTAGGAGTTGTTTTTTATAAGGAGAAGTTTAATACAAAACAGTTGGTAGGGATAATTATAGCCTTTTGCGGGCTCGTGCTTTTTTATTTCAATCAATTGAAAGTAATGGTTGACGAAAGCTTTAACTTAGGCTTTTTGTTAATCGTTTTTGCGGCAGTTTCGTGGGTGGTTTACGCAATAAATCAGAAAAAATTGGTAAAACAGTACAATACTCAGTTGTTGAATCTTTTTATATATCTGATTCCGGCTTTGTTTTACATACCTGTAGCCAATTTCTCAGTATTTGGCAACCTAAACATAAATCAGTGGCTTATAATGATTTTTTTGGGAGCTAATACTTTGTTGGCTTACGGCTTTTTGGCTGTGGCTTTAAAGCATATAGAAGCGTATAAAGTCAGCATCATTATTACGCTTAACCCTATTATTACCGTTGTAGTAATGAGTATTTTATACCGAATGCAAGTAAGCTGGATACAAGGCGAACAACTTGAACCGCTTTCGGCATTAGGAGCTATATTGCTTTTGGGCGGAGCGGTAATGTCTATATATTATTCGAGATTGAATTTTAAAGACAAAAAATTACCCAAACATTAA
- a CDS encoding serine hydrolase: MKKIKKVFFTIFIFGISISFFIACSEDRDYKCEDYDNLPTTDFVSYEKAASISDIVCNFINKNDVPCVQISIVDSLGEIWTKSFGNTDIDRAVELSNANTFRVASITKSIVATVIFKLSEEGKLNLNDKISKYFDVLERFDDINIYNLLNHSSGLRELYTYPNLLFVSASNPAKIWNPYELADMVLNSITMFDVNAKHEYCNSNYLLLGIIAEKASNKRFDELLSEMLSEHNINNTFFAPIQTSNTLICGYDRQFFFDREKYTHFPEYTSLASAAYCSGNIVSNSGDIAKFFHLLFNNKILSEQSLDIMKTCYSADSDNEHISSFCNGVISFEFDDDDYFGHDGNIVGFESIVLYSPKDKFTLTILINKSDKLIEEITEQILDVL; this comes from the coding sequence ATGAAAAAAATTAAAAAAGTATTCTTTACAATATTTATTTTCGGAATAAGTATCAGCTTTTTTATTGCTTGCAGTGAAGACAGAGACTACAAGTGCGAAGATTACGACAATCTCCCGACTACAGATTTTGTATCGTACGAAAAAGCTGCTTCCATCAGCGATATTGTGTGCAATTTCATAAACAAAAACGATGTTCCTTGCGTTCAAATTTCAATTGTCGATAGTTTAGGCGAAATTTGGACAAAATCCTTTGGAAATACCGATATCGACAGAGCCGTTGAGCTTAGCAATGCCAATACTTTCAGAGTAGCAAGCATAACAAAAAGTATTGTGGCTACTGTAATTTTTAAATTAAGCGAGGAGGGAAAACTTAATTTGAACGATAAAATTTCAAAATATTTTGATGTTTTGGAAAGATTTGATGATATAAACATCTACAACTTGCTGAACCATAGCAGCGGATTAAGGGAATTATATACTTACCCGAATTTGTTATTTGTGTCGGCATCAAATCCTGCGAAAATCTGGAATCCGTACGAACTAGCCGATATGGTTTTAAATTCCATTACGATGTTTGACGTTAACGCAAAGCACGAATATTGTAACTCCAATTATTTATTGCTTGGCATAATAGCCGAAAAGGCGAGCAATAAAAGGTTTGATGAGCTTTTGAGCGAAATGCTGTCGGAACACAATATTAATAACACATTTTTTGCACCTATTCAAACAAGTAACACATTAATTTGCGGTTACGACAGACAGTTTTTCTTCGATAGAGAAAAATACACTCACTTTCCCGAATACACATCCCTTGCTTCTGCGGCTTATTGTTCGGGAAATATAGTTTCAAACAGCGGCGATATTGCAAAATTTTTTCATTTATTGTTCAACAATAAAATTCTGAGCGAACAATCGCTTGATATTATGAAAACTTGTTATTCTGCTGATTCTGACAACGAACATATTTCGTCTTTTTGTAACGGGGTTATTTCGTTTGAATTTGACGATGATGATTATTTCGGTCACGACGGAAATATTGTAGGATTTGAAAGTATTGTGCTTTATTCGCCCAAAGACAAGTTTACACTAACAATATTGATTAATAAATCCGACAAATTAATTGAGGAAATAACCGAACAGATTCTTGATGTTTTATGA